The following proteins are co-located in the Planktothrix serta PCC 8927 genome:
- the nifT gene encoding putative nitrogen fixation protein NifT, with amino-acid sequence MKVMLRRGSGDQLIVYVAKKDLEEEVVSETELNGNTILTLTNGWKLEISDLIAPLKLPKTVEAKRLA; translated from the coding sequence ATGAAAGTTATGTTACGTCGTGGCAGCGGCGATCAATTAATTGTTTACGTTGCCAAAAAAGATTTGGAAGAAGAAGTAGTGAGCGAAACCGAATTAAATGGCAACACTATTTTGACTTTAACCAATGGTTGGAAACTAGAAATTAGTGATTTAATCGCCCCTTTAAAATTACCCAAAACCGTAGAAGCTAAACGGTTAGCTTAG